The following coding sequences lie in one Klebsiella huaxiensis genomic window:
- a CDS encoding MFS transporter gives MEHCDPIGARLDRLPLSRFHFRIFGIISFSLLVTGFLSYSGNVVLAKLVSNGWSNNYLNAAFTSALMFGYFIGSLTGGFIGDYLGRRKAFRMNLLIVGISASAASFVPNMYWLIFFRCLMGTGMGALIMVGYASFTEFIPPTVRGKWSARLSFVGNWSPMLSAAIGVVVIAFLSWRMMFLLGGVAMLLAWYLSGKYFIESPRWLAGKGQRSAAEKHLLEVEAQIEKEKSIVLPAFQNSELKADEYPESGSFWLLFKGQMLQRTLVAITVLIAMNISLYTITVWIPTIFVNSGIDVTKSIFMTAIIMIGAPVGIFIAALIIDRFPRRLFGSSLLIIIALLGYFYSIQTEEWAILSYGLVMIFFLYMYVCFASAVYVPELWPTHLRLRGSGFVNAVGRIVAVFTPYGVAVLLTRYGSITVFIVLGVMLVLCALILFCFGIETRKVSLEEISSLG, from the coding sequence ATGGAACATTGTGACCCTATCGGCGCAAGATTAGATCGTTTACCCTTATCTCGATTTCATTTTCGTATTTTCGGCATTATTAGTTTCAGTTTATTAGTCACCGGTTTTCTTAGCTATTCCGGGAACGTGGTGCTGGCAAAATTAGTCAGCAACGGCTGGTCAAATAATTATCTTAATGCCGCATTTACCTCGGCGCTGATGTTCGGCTATTTTATCGGCTCGCTGACCGGCGGTTTTATTGGCGATTATCTTGGACGGCGCAAAGCGTTTCGCATGAACTTGCTGATTGTTGGGATCTCCGCAAGCGCGGCCTCCTTTGTTCCTAACATGTACTGGCTCATCTTTTTCCGCTGCTTAATGGGGACCGGGATGGGGGCGCTAATCATGGTTGGTTACGCCTCATTTACCGAATTTATTCCGCCTACCGTTCGCGGCAAATGGTCCGCACGACTGTCGTTTGTTGGTAACTGGTCGCCAATGCTATCAGCGGCAATTGGCGTCGTGGTTATTGCTTTTTTAAGCTGGCGGATGATGTTCTTGCTCGGCGGAGTGGCAATGCTGCTGGCCTGGTATCTGTCGGGGAAATATTTCATTGAATCACCCCGCTGGCTGGCGGGTAAGGGGCAGCGAAGCGCCGCGGAAAAACACCTCCTGGAAGTGGAAGCGCAAATCGAGAAAGAGAAGAGTATTGTCTTGCCAGCTTTCCAGAATAGCGAACTGAAGGCGGACGAGTACCCGGAAAGCGGTTCCTTCTGGCTATTGTTTAAAGGGCAGATGCTGCAACGGACGCTGGTGGCGATTACCGTGCTGATCGCGATGAACATTTCGCTCTATACCATTACGGTGTGGATCCCGACGATTTTTGTTAACTCGGGGATCGATGTGACGAAATCTATTTTTATGACCGCGATTATTATGATTGGCGCACCGGTAGGAATATTTATCGCCGCGCTGATTATTGACCGTTTTCCGCGGCGATTATTTGGCTCATCGCTGTTGATTATTATTGCGCTGCTCGGTTATTTCTATTCGATTCAAACCGAAGAGTGGGCCATTTTAAGCTATGGCCTGGTGATGATCTTTTTCCTGTATATGTACGTCTGTTTTGCCTCTGCGGTGTATGTGCCGGAGCTGTGGCCTACGCATCTCAGATTACGTGGTTCGGGCTTTGTTAACGCGGTGGGGAGGATCGTCGCGGTATTTACTCCCTATGGTGTGGCCGTATTGCTGACCCGCTATGGCTCGATTACGGTCTTTATCGTTCTCGGCGTGATGCTGGTGCTCTGCGCGCTGATTCTGTTTTGCTTTGGCATCGAAACGCGCAAAGTGTCGCTGGAGGAGATTTCGAGCCTTGGATGA